The Leishmania mexicana MHOM/GT/2001/U1103 complete genome, chromosome 32 genome has a window encoding:
- a CDS encoding putative trans-splicing factor, with protein sequence MDEGFDAHVTTVALEEIPAYEENEVALLSDDDALRYDSVTEVTKLLRSSYLSGMLRRLSDYEQTTGRGKNCIPSDDPEYQYVSDCSSLVLRIEVEKSRVHVFLRAQYSIRFPELAMFFSDSVLYAKVVKIIQNSVDLSSVVGQLDEFIPSQLLVVVVACASTTSGRDLSPEELSRVLEACEELENLEMAKQTFLEYIQCSMPLICPNLCAFLGTGITSQLFAISGSVAKLSIMDPADLARLGSRRSNDSGITIKTTGFLSNCDLIANLPPQLRPKALRLVSSVTLTLARIDANRRAPTNYEGVRERRLACNRMRTWLDPPVLRGAGHNMYERRGRKRRRAS encoded by the coding sequence ATGGACGAAGGCTTTGATGCGCATGTGACGACCGTCGCGCTTGAAGAGATCCCGGCGTACGAGGAAAACGAGGTGGCACTTCTGAGCGACGATGATGCACTTCGCTACGATAGCGTTACCGAGGTTACAAAGCTACTCCGCTCGTCCTACCTGAGTGGAATGCTACGTCGTTTGAGCGACTACGAGCAGACAACGGGCCGCGGCAAGAACTGCATTCCATCTGACGATCCCGAGTACCAGTACGTGTCCGACTGCAGctcgctggtgctgcgcatCGAGGTAGAGAAGAGCCGTGTGCACGTCTTTTTGCGTGCGCAGTACAGCATACGCTTCCCGGAGCTGGCCATGTTCTTCTCTGACAGCGTTCTCTACGCCAAAGTGGTCAAGATAATCCAAAACAGCGTCGACCTCAGCTCCGTCGTTGGGCAATTAGACGAGTTCATCCCGTCCCAGCTgctggtggtcgtggtggcaTGTGCCTCCACGACGTCTGGTCGCGATTTGTCTCCGGAGGAGTTGAGCCGTGTGCTGGAAGCGTGCGAGGAGCTTGAAAACCTCGAAATGGCTAAGCAAACGTTCCTCGAATACATCCAGTGCTCGATGCCGCTCATCTGCCCCAACCTGTGCGCCTTCCTCGGCACCGGTATCACGTCGCAGCTCTTTGCCATCTCGGGTAGCGTAGCCAAGCTGTCGATCATGGACCCCGCCGATTTGGCGAGGCTCGGAAGTCGACGCTCAAACGACAGCGGTATCACAATAAAAACAACTGGATTCCTTAGTAACTGCGACCTGATAGCAAACCTGCCACCCCAGCTTCGACCTAAAGCACTACGTTTGGTTTCAAGTGTTACACTGACGCTTGCGCGCATTGACGCGAACCGGCGTGCCCCAACCAACTACGAAGGTGTTCGGGAGCGTCGACTGGCATGTAACCGTATGCGTACTTGGCTGGACCCACCGGTGCTCCGCGGCGCCGGACACAACATGTACGAGCGTCGCGGTCGAAAGCGTCGACGCGCGAGCTAA